The following proteins come from a genomic window of Galactobacillus timonensis:
- a CDS encoding SAM hydrolase/SAM-dependent halogenase family protein, which produces MKTNGILVLQSDFGLVDGAVAAMTGVALSVDPSLRVYNLTHEIPPYDTFEASYRLLQAVPYWPEGTVFVSVVDPGVGSKRKSVVARTGRGQLIVSPDNGTLTHIDRVIGIEEVREIEESVGRRRDSEHSWTFHGRDVYAYTGALLASGKLQLENIGPSFDPKDIIRLEGKKAVLEGNAITGTIETLDVRFGSLWTDISRKLFEKLNVKVHEQVDVSIYRGKTRVYHSFVTYGHTFAEVEIGEPLLYVNSMDHIGLAINQGNFAKAYNIGTRDPWVIRLEKR; this is translated from the coding sequence ATGAAAACAAATGGAATTCTGGTTCTGCAGAGTGATTTCGGTCTTGTGGATGGTGCGGTTGCGGCAATGACAGGTGTGGCGCTGTCGGTGGATCCTTCGCTGCGTGTGTACAATCTGACGCATGAGATTCCGCCCTATGATACGTTTGAAGCTTCCTATCGTCTGCTGCAGGCGGTGCCATACTGGCCAGAGGGTACGGTCTTTGTGTCGGTCGTTGATCCGGGTGTCGGCTCGAAGCGCAAGTCTGTTGTTGCCCGCACGGGCCGTGGTCAGCTGATCGTGAGCCCGGATAACGGTACCTTGACGCATATCGACCGCGTCATCGGCATTGAAGAGGTACGCGAGATTGAGGAGTCGGTCGGACGTCGGCGTGACAGTGAGCACAGCTGGACCTTCCATGGTCGTGATGTGTATGCCTATACGGGTGCGCTGCTGGCGTCGGGAAAACTTCAGTTGGAAAACATCGGTCCTTCGTTTGATCCGAAGGATATCATCCGTCTGGAAGGAAAGAAGGCTGTTCTTGAGGGCAATGCCATTACCGGTACGATCGAGACGCTGGATGTACGCTTCGGTTCGCTGTGGACGGATATCAGCCGCAAGCTGTTTGAAAAGCTGAATGTGAAGGTTCATGAGCAGGTGGATGTCAGTATCTACCGCGGAAAGACGCGGGTCTATCATTCGTTTGTGACATATGGTCATACGTTTGCGGAGGTTGAGATCGGTGAGCCGCTGCTGTATGTGAACTCGATGGATCATATTGGTCTGGCGATCAATCAGGGAAACTTTGCGAAGGCCTACAACATCGGTACACGGGATCCGTGGGTCATTCGCCTTGAAAAGCGTTGA
- a CDS encoding nucleoid-associated protein, with product MADEELVEEEAAPALIVSRAVLHVLDAADNQILCSEDTLNLEDPFLEGYVMRQVRRIHGGTTASKGYFEEDSPALKLLKDYFEKKRNFLDVSWEILAPLREYASAHSRCIDVLVADYQKDGVPYFSFVLLEGQEALMHTVQVNEAGKSVNSLAACRTMPAVSKRPKSFAAVNLLNMEIRFADEGDWDGTAMLADNILHCTKEKSTKEILQNVQEIASEVALSHDENPSLLLSRVKQAVKDNVEEEGSFSLEDVAEEVFEKPEMKQQFLKRTVEAELPKETQTTAAAVNRWIRNQKLMTDTGIEIVFPTDYYQKTDLIEFRNNEDGTISIVIKNVGKITNRK from the coding sequence ATGGCGGATGAGGAACTGGTAGAAGAGGAAGCGGCGCCGGCGTTAATCGTTTCCAGGGCGGTGCTGCATGTGCTGGATGCGGCCGACAATCAGATTCTTTGCTCGGAGGATACGCTGAATCTGGAGGATCCGTTTCTTGAGGGCTATGTGATGCGTCAGGTGCGCCGGATTCATGGTGGCACCACAGCTTCGAAGGGATATTTTGAAGAAGACAGTCCGGCATTGAAACTGCTGAAGGACTACTTTGAGAAGAAGCGCAACTTTCTCGATGTTTCCTGGGAAATACTGGCACCGCTGAGGGAGTATGCCAGTGCGCATAGCCGCTGTATCGATGTGCTGGTGGCGGACTATCAGAAGGATGGTGTTCCTTACTTCAGCTTCGTTCTGCTGGAGGGTCAGGAAGCATTGATGCATACGGTGCAGGTGAATGAGGCGGGGAAGTCCGTCAATTCGCTGGCGGCGTGCCGTACGATGCCGGCGGTATCGAAGCGGCCGAAGAGTTTTGCGGCAGTCAACCTTCTGAACATGGAAATCCGCTTTGCGGATGAGGGTGACTGGGATGGAACTGCCATGCTCGCAGATAATATTCTTCACTGCACAAAGGAAAAGAGTACGAAGGAGATTCTGCAGAATGTGCAGGAGATTGCCAGTGAAGTTGCCCTGAGCCATGATGAGAATCCGAGCCTGTTACTGTCAAGGGTAAAGCAGGCGGTGAAGGACAACGTGGAAGAGGAAGGCAGCTTTTCTCTGGAGGATGTGGCGGAAGAAGTGTTCGAGAAGCCGGAGATGAAGCAGCAGTTTCTGAAGCGTACGGTCGAGGCCGAGCTGCCGAAGGAAACGCAGACGACAGCCGCTGCCGTCAATCGCTGGATCCGCAATCAGAAGCTGATGACGGATACGGGCATTGAGATCGTGTTTCCGACGGACTACTATCAGAAAACGGATCTGATCGAGTTCCGCAACAACGAGGATGGTACCATTTCGATCGTGATCAAGAATGTTGGTAAGATCACGAATCGTAAATAA